Within Sorghum bicolor cultivar BTx623 chromosome 2, Sorghum_bicolor_NCBIv3, whole genome shotgun sequence, the genomic segment CGCTCGCCACGGCCTGGCTGCTGCTGAAGAGGCGCACCCACAGGTCGTGGCCGAGGCCCAGGAGCAGCAGGAACGCCACCCCCAGCATCAGGGACAGCGCCAGCGACACCGTCAGCGCCTTCTTCGCCTTGCCGATGTTCCGCGCTCCCAGCTCGTTGGACACCCTCGTGCTGATGAGTAGTGAGGAGTGTCAGCAGCAGCTTCATCAAGAAAGAAGATGTGGCATGCATCCAGCATGACAAATAATACCTGATGACAGCGGCGAAGCCATAGGTGATCATGTATGATATTGTTTCAGTGTTTTGGCTGTCAATTAGAAATATATAGCCATTGCAGTAAAGAAGACATGAAGATGAAGACAGGATTTCTAATCAAATTGTTGAAACATGCACTCATGCTTACCACATTGCAATGATGGAAGTGCTGACCTGAGACTCCGGCATCAGCCCTGCAAACAGCACCAGGAACTCGAACGACCAGTACTCAAAGCTGCAAATgccatttttaattatatattcAGCGAAAACAAATCACCACGAATGTGAGTGTAGCTGACATCTGACAATGTGTGTGAGGAGGAGATCACACAGACTAACCAGACCATGACGGCGGAGGGGATGGCGAGCTTCATGCCAGGCAGGACATGTCGGAAGGCCTCGGTGGTGAGCCCCGGCCACGTCTCCCTGAACCTGTCCGACGCCATCACGTACGCCGCGAGCATGAGGAAGGACAGCCAGAGCGAGACGGAGGTGGccacggcggcgccggcgaaCCCCATGCCGAGCGCGTTGACGAGCGCGTGCGCGACGCCGATGTGCGCGGCCAGCGGGAGCAGCGAGAAGGCGACGAGCGGCGCCACCACGGACTGCGCCTGCAGGAAGCGGAGCGCGCACTGGATGAAGCCGTAGGCGAACAGCGCCGGGACCGAGTGGCGGAGGAAGTCCGCCGCCAGGCGCGACGTCCCCGGGTCCTGCCGCAGGAAGACCAGCAGCGGCTCCGAGTAGAGCCAGAGGAGGGAGACGGCGGCGGAGGCCAGCGCCGAGGTGAGGAGGGAAGCTTGCAGGTGCACGCCCATCGTCCGGTACGCTCGCGCGCCGTACCCTTGCCCGCACAGCGTCTCCAGTGAACCGCTTAGCCCGGTCTGTGCATGCATGCGCCATTCCCATCGTCAGAGTTCATTGCTCATCATATATATACTCACACTAACACTACTACCAAGCACCATGAGTTTACAGAATTCTGAATTTGTTTAAATTTGTTTGTTTGGCCCCAAAATGGAAGCAAGGGACCAGATTCAAATTTGTCCGGTCTAAGATTGTAAGGCCACTTCAATATATTTTTTGgggtaatttttttttttcgagACCACGCCGTTGCGCATTTTTCATTAAGCAGGAGAAAGTTCAAATAACCAGCCAAACTAAACAAGCAAATGGTAACAACCGGTTACAAGGCACAAAACAAAAGCCCAACCGACGCTCCAGACAAAGAAAGAAGGGAGTTACATCTATGAaacaagaaagcttcaagaagAGAAGCCCTAGATTGTGCTCAACAGGACGCCCAAGATGGCTGCACCCAGCCGACACCCACGTTCTGCCTCCTGGAACAAAGCTTCCACCAACCCAGGAGCTGAACTAGGAACCATATTGAAAGTCCGAGAATTTCTTTTCTTCCACAGCCTCCAGCCAGTTAGAAAGACCAAGGAATCGAAGCCTCTGCGCAGCGTCTTAGGGAGAACCTTTTGAACACGCAGCCACCAGCAGAGCACCGGCTCCTCAGTAACACTAAAAAGACCTAGGAGGTGGAGCCTGTCGAGGCAAAGATGCCAAACCTCGCAACTAAAAGCGCAGCCCAGAATAATATGATCCAAGGTCTCCGGTTCTTGATCACACATGACACATAAGTTGGTTTGCTGGAGACCATGCCTGAACCATCTGTCACCAGTCCAGCAACGCTCATGGAgacaaagccaaaaaaaaaaaaagaaccggACCCTAGTCGGCGCTGCTGTCTTCCACTATGATTTCTTTATATTATTTCTGAAGTCCACTATGATTTTGTTTGAAGTTTTAAAAACAAGACTAATATCATATATATATTAAGTGAGAAATGCTATACTCCACTTGAGTGATTCAATATCCATCAACACTcgatttttcttctcttttcttcctctccctctcttcATCTTCAGCAAGCTTAAAAAGGGGGCTGGGAGAGGCAGGCAGGCTTGGCAGTGGAAATGAGAGAGACGGTGGCGaggtggaggcggcggcggcggcggtgaacGGTGATGCTGTTGGAGCAGGTGGTAGAGGAGGTGGCCGGACATGATTGGGGTGGGGGCGACATTGACCATGACGACGGAGGGGGAGggaaagaaagaggtcctcacagACACGGTAGAGTCTTGACGGAATTCCGAGATTGCGACCGCAGGACTCCGGTAAAACCCTACCTCGATGAGTGGGCGGCGGGCGACGGCGCATGGCACTGCAGTAAAAAAAATCGGGTGTTGCGAGAGCTCCCCACAACGAGTGATGGCTAGACATGCATATTCATTTAATTTAGGACATTCTTCAACCCTTGCTTTGCTATAATCGCTGAAGAAATAATCTGTGGTGCGTAAAAACCCTGTCAGTTTGCACTGCCATTTTTAGTTCAGACAAGCAGTGGCCTGCATGTTTAATTTCCTtttgttttttccttttcttttcttttctttttggaaGGAGAATTTGCATtggaattaattaaatgctgggTCCGTCGTCAATCTCGATCTAAAGTTGGATTAGTCGATATATATTGAATTTGAAACCGATCGGTGGCTCTCCGATCCGATCCAGATGatgacgtacgtacgtacgtaccatGAGCGCGATGCCGGTGACGGTGCCCCAGGAGTTGCCGAGCGTGGCGGCTGCGAGCTGGAGGTCGCCGAGGCGGCCGGCGTACATGACGGAGACGAGCGGGATGGCGTAGTAGGCCATGTTGGTGGTCACCATGGGCGCCGCGAAGGCCAGCTGCCCCCTCACCTCCGCCCAGTCCCACCCTGGCAGCGCATGATGATGCCTCGCCGATGACGCCGCCGCCTCTCCTGCAGCTTTCCACTCATCATCATCTCCATGGATGGCGAGGGTGAGGTTGAGGCGGCGGGGATCGTCACCGTTGCTGCCCGGCACCAGCAACGGAGCAGCTGCCTCCTCCTCGCCCATTGCTATTGCTACTAGTAGATGGACAGATAGATGGAAGAAATGCTAGCTTGCTTTGCTTGTCTGTACAGAACTATAGATATAGCAGCATCAGTTACAATTCCAATTCTATCGATGGCTTTTTGACTCAGCACTCTAAGTTAGCTCCGATCCTAGCGTATGGTTTGGCATCATGTGTGTTGTGTGTGCTCCGATCCGTTCGTTCGTCTCTACTCTGCACGCCAACCAACTGCAGTGCACTATATATAGGAATTCCCTACaggctatatatataaagcCACCAGCAGACCAGACGATGTCATCAGAACATGTTTAAGACACACTTGGTGGTCTCTGAAATCTGAATTGGTTATACGCTTGTTGCTCAGTCTCTCTGAATTTCTGAAACCACCAAGCAACCAATATAATAGGGCACACATATTTGCTGCCCCAACAACAGGTTACCACTGTACGTAAAATACAACCCAAACAACATCTAGTATCCACACCAGAACCAAACTCACCAACAGTAACTTTGCGCTGGCGGAAGCAACAACTTCCAGCAGTTATAAGAGGGCAGTGTAACCAGAAGTCAATTTGCCGTGCGATCCATGCGCAGAATGAGCAATCGGCAGACAACCCTCTCCCCTCCATTAGTACTATGAATATGGGAATGGAGGGAGCAAACAAGCTTTGCAGGCATATAGACTGTTGT encodes:
- the LOC8081602 gene encoding protein DETOXIFICATION 18, whose amino-acid sequence is MGEEEAAAPLLVPGSNGDDPRRLNLTLAIHGDDDEWKAAGEAAASSARHHHALPGWDWAEVRGQLAFAAPMVTTNMAYYAIPLVSVMYAGRLGDLQLAAATLGNSWGTVTGIALMTGLSGSLETLCGQGYGARAYRTMGVHLQASLLTSALASAAVSLLWLYSEPLLVFLRQDPGTSRLAADFLRHSVPALFAYGFIQCALRFLQAQSVVAPLVAFSLLPLAAHIGVAHALVNALGMGFAGAAVATSVSLWLSFLMLAAYVMASDRFRETWPGLTTEAFRHVLPGMKLAIPSAVMVCFEYWSFEFLVLFAGLMPESQVSTSIIAMCQNTETISYMITYGFAAVISTRVSNELGARNIGKAKKALTVSLALSLMLGVAFLLLLGLGHDLWVRLFSSSQAVASAFASMTPLLIGSVVLDSTQGVLSGVARGCGWQHLAAWTNLVAFYVIGLPLAILFGFKLGFQTKGLWMGQICGLLCQNCVLFFITLRTNWEELDLTMFNKDNDFVC